A section of the Hyphomicrobiales bacterium genome encodes:
- a CDS encoding DUF1353 domain-containing protein — MKVEFLTELYLHPLGPEEFTLLAPFVFLVDGARYEAPTGFLTDLDSIPRLPFAYWIAKGRAIKSFVMHDLLYELQVPRKWADDAMRAGMAVERVDSALGSLMYGFVRLGGSSHYAVDTAWLEEAPPP, encoded by the coding sequence GTGAAAGTCGAGTTCCTGACCGAGCTTTACCTGCACCCGCTCGGCCCCGAGGAATTCACATTACTCGCTCCATTCGTGTTTCTGGTGGATGGCGCCAGATATGAGGCACCCACTGGCTTCCTTACTGACCTCGATAGCATACCTCGGCTCCCGTTCGCCTACTGGATTGCCAAAGGCCGTGCGATCAAGTCCTTCGTCATGCACGATCTGCTCTACGAGCTCCAGGTGCCCCGCAAGTGGGCAGACGATGCCATGCGCGCCGGGATGGCCGTCGAGAGGGTCGATAGCGCCCTAGGCAGCCTCATGTACGGCTTTGTCCGGCTTGGCGGCTCATCGCATTACGCGGTAGATACAGCGTGGCTGGAGGAGGCTCCGCCGCCGTAG